GCAACCGGAAAGGAAGCCGCCTTGGTCATCGGCGAGTCAGGTCGTGCGCGGGGCGGCTTCGCGATGGACGCGGCCGAGTTGACCGCCGTCATCCGGTTGTGGGAGGACCAGCTCGGCAAGATCGCCGCGGACGGGCGCGCGATCGACGAGATCCTGGGCCTGTTCGCCGCGCCCGCCGCCGACCCGGCGAGCGCCGGGTACGCCGCCGCCGGGCGGGAATCCCTGCACACGCTGCGCGAACAGAACGACGCTCTGCGCAGGTACGCCGAGGACTATCTGGGCAAGCTGCGCACCGCGCGGGACCGGACGGCCGAGGCGGACCAGGCGGGTGCCGACCTGAGCCGCGGCCGCTGAAACGGCTGCGTGCGAAGGGATCCCGATGGACGGAAAACAGATCTTCGACAACTTCCGCGGTGGCGACACGGCGGGCCTGCGCGCGGCCGCGGCGAAGGTCCAGGAGCTTTCGGCCGCTTACCTGGAACGTGCGCACAGCGTGAAGGACCTCCAGGAACGGATGGCGCGGTCGTGGACCGGCGACACCGCGGACGCGGCGAAGGCCGGCGCCGGGCCGCTGGAAAGGAATTTCCGGGAGTCCGCCGACCCGCTCGACCTCACCAGCGCGTCGATGGACACCCAGGCCGGCAGCTTCGAAAGCGCGCGGCACGCGGTGGTCGAGGTGCCTCCGCGTCCGGAGCGCCCGCAGCCCTGGGCCGGCCCGCTGCAGGCGGTGCTGCCCGCCTCGGCCGCGCCAGTGTCCTTTCAGGACGGAATCGACCGGTTCCACGGCGCGAACGAGAACAACGTGCGCGTGATGGAGCAGTACCACGGCGTCACCGTCAGCACGAAAAGCGCGCTGCCGAAGCGCTACGGCCTGATCAGCCCGGCTGGCTCGGCGATCCGGCGCACCACGTCGGACGGCACCTCGGTGCAGGCGAGCCACGATCGCGGCGGCCCGGCCGGTGCCGCCGTGCTGCCGGTGCCCGAGCCTGCGCCGCGGGGAGCCGGCCCGGCGGTGGCGGGCGGTCCGGTCGCGGCGGGCGGCCCGGGCGACGGCGTGCATCGGCGGCCCGAGTACCTCGTGGAAGCTGATCCCGAGGCGGCGTTCGGCCCGGGCGGTTGGACGCCCCGGCCGGTGCTCGGCGACGAGGAGGCGTAGCCGGTGGCCGATCCGGCGGGCCGGGTGGACGTCCCGGTCGAAGCGCTCGCGGCGCTCGCCGAGCGCGAACAAGTGGGCCGGCTGCACGTGGCGCTGCGGCCGGACCCGGTCTGGCTCTCCGACGCCCAGCACGACGAGGCCGCCAAGCGAGTCGACGACGCGCTGGCCGCGGCGGGCCTGGTCGACGCGCGCGGCCGCGCCACCATGGACTTCCTCGACTGGCTCCCGCTGCTGGTCCGGCCGGTCGTCGAGTACTACGGCTGGGTGGCGACCGGCGACCGCACCTACGGCGTGCTCGCCGCGGCCAGCGGGCTGCAAGCGGTGCTCGCGGTGTCCGACGGCGAGCACGTCGGCGTCCAGGAGATCGACCGGGACCGGCTGCTGGAGACGCTAGTGGAGCAGCTGCCGGCGGTCGGGCCGGGCGGCGGGTCGGCGCGCTCGGTGCGGGTCGCCGACCTGACCGACGCCGCTGCGCGCGGCGCGGACGCATATCCGCTGGACCCGGCGCTGTCGGATGTGCTCACCTTGGTCCAGCGTCCGGTGCGCGGCAGCGGCGAGCTGTACGCCGGGCGGCGCGACGAGGTCGGCCGCTACGTCCGGCTGGAAGAGCCGCTGCACTACGCCGACACCGACTGGGGCCGGTATCTGAGCTACACGGTCGGGGCCGGGGCGGACGCGGAAATCCGGATCGGCCCGGCCGGTCCGGCCGAGCTGTGCGGTGCGCTGCGTGCTCTGGAGCGCACCCTGAACTGAGGGGAAACAGGTGCGCTATCCGGAAATCGAGCCGTACGACAGCGGACTGCTCGACGTCGGCGACGGACACCGGGTGTACTGGGAGACCTGCGGAAACCCGGACGGGAAACCGGTCGCGGTGCTGCACGGCGGGCCGGGCACCGGCTGCAGCGCCGGCCTGCGCCGGTTCTTCGACCCGCAGCGGTACCGGATCGTCCTGCTCGACCAGCGCGGCTGCGGCCGGAGCAGGCCGCACGCCGCCGAGACGGTCGACGCGCTGGCCGCGAACACTACCGAGCATCTGATCGGCGACCTGGAACTGCTCCGGGAGACGCTCGGCATCGAACGCTGGCAGCTGTTCGGCGGCTCGTGGGGCTGCGTGCTCGGCCTGGCCTACGCCGAGCGGTGCCCGGAGCGGGTCGCCGAGATCGTGATGATGGGCCTGGCCACCGACCGGCAGGTCGAGATCGACCAGCTGACCGGCGGTCTCGGCGGGATGTTCCCGGAGGCGTTCGCGCGGTTCCGCGACGGCGTGCCGGAGGCGGAGCGCGACGGAGACCTGGCGGCGGCCTATTACCGGCTGCTGACCGACCCGGACCCGGCGGTGCACGAGGCGGCGGCCCGCGGCTGGTGCGATTGGGAGACTGCGATGCTGCCGGGAGTGCCGCCGTCGCCGCGGTTCGAGGACCCGGCCTTCCGGTTGGGGTTTGCCCGCCTGGTCACGCACTACTTCTCGCACGGCTGCTTCCTGGAAGACGGGTCGATCCTGCGCGACGCGGGCCGGCTCGCCGGGATCCCGGCGGTGCTGGTGCAGGGCGTGCTCGACCTGAGCAGCCTGGTCGGCACGCCGTGGCTGCTGGAGCGCGCGCTCCCGGACGCCGAGCTGGTCCTGGTCGGCGGGGCAGGGCACACCACTGCGGTGGCGGCCATGGAGGACGCGCTGATCGCCGCGACCGATCGGTTCGCCGACCGTCCGTGAAGGGAACATTGAGGGACTCCGAGTCCCTCAATGTTCCCTTCACGGACTTCTCGCCCTGCGGACCGCTCAGGGAATCATCAATGCCGGAGCCCCTTCCGGCCGCAGCGACTCCGCTGTCCGGGCCGCCCGGGTCGTCTCGGCCAGCTGCAGCGCGGTCACTCGCGGCGGCACCCGGTCCAGATGCCATTCCGCCAGCACCAGCGCTACCTTGGCCTGCATTTCGGTCCGCAACCGCAGGAACGAGTCCGCCGGGTCGGCTCCGACCTCGCCCAGCAGCAGCCACCACGCCCAGGCCGCCGCGCCGGCGTTCGCGATGAAGTCCGGAATGACCGCGACCCCGCGCGCGGAGAGCGCCGCTTCCGCTTCCGGCGTCGTCGCGGCGTTCGCCGCTTCCACGACGACCTTGGCCTTCACCAGGTTCTCGTTGTCCACGCGCAGGGCGTACGAGATGGCGGCGGGCACGAAGATGTCCGCGTCGGCGGCCACGACGGCTTCGCGCGGCAGCACCTGGATCCCGGCCGGCAACCGGGTCCGGTCCACCTCGCCGAAGCGGTCGCGAAGCTCGAGCAGCGCGGGCACGTCCAGGCCGTCCGGGTCGTACAGCGTCCCGGCCGCGTCGGCGACCGCGACGATCTTCATCCCCGCTTCGTGCAGGTACCAGGCCGCGCCGCCGCCCATCGTGCCGATGCCCTGGACCGCGACGGTCGTCTCCGGGACCGCCCAGCCCCAGGTGTTCGCGGCGCCGAGGCAGGCTTGCGCCACGCCGTAGCCGCCGATCACGTCGCCGAGCAGCTGCCCGCCGGGAACCGGTGCGTTGAGCCCGGCCTGCACCCGGCGCAGGGTCCGAGCCGGATCGGCCGAACGGCGGATCGCCGCGTGGTAGGACTGCTCCAGGCCGAGCTTCGCGAACACCTCGTCGATCAGGTGCTGCGGCACCCCCAGGTCTTCGGCGGTCACCCAGCTGGCGTCCAGCCAGGGCCGCAGGAATTCGCAGAACCGGGTGAGCACGCCGGTCGCGCGCGGGTCCTTCGGGTCGAAGTCGAGCCCGCCCTTCGCGCCGCCGACCGGGAGGTTGAACGCGGCCGTCTTGTTCGCCATGCCGCGCGCGAGGTCGGCGACCTCGTCGACGGTGCAGCCGGCGCGCATCCGCGTCCCGCCGGTCGCGATGCCGGAAACCAGGCTGTGCACGACCAGGTAGCCGTGCGCACCGGTGACCGGGTCTGTCCACGTCAGCTTCATCAGCGGTTCGGCGATCCGCGAGTCCATCGAGCCACTCACCTCCTCGGGTCCTGGGCGGCGTCTTGCCGCCCCTGCTTCCGAGGGTGCGGCCAGTACCGCGGCCGCGTCCATTTACCGAACCTGCACGAAGTTGTTTAGGGTTCGTACATGGAGCTTTCGTTGCACCGCCTGCGGATGCTTCGCGAGCTGCGCCGCAGGGGCACCGTCACCGCGGCCGCCGCGGCGCTGCACTACACCGCGTCGGCGGTCTCGCAGCAGCTCGCACAGCTCGAACGAGACGTCGGCGCGAAACTGTTCGAGCGGCTCGGCCGGCGGGTGCAGCTGACCGAACTGGGCATTCTGCTCACCGAGCACGCCGAAGACATCCTGGGCAGCGTCGAGCGGGCGACGCTCGCGCTGGAAGAGGCGCAGGGAACGATGTCCGCGCGGATGACCGCCGGGGTGTGGGCGTCGGTCGCGTCCGGTTTGCTGCCCACCGCGCTGACCGCGCTGGCCGCCGATTATCCGGGAATCCAGGTGCGGACGAAGGAATTGGCGCCGGAAGCGACCGCGGAGGCGGTCCGGGACGGCACCCTGGACCTGTCGTTCGTCATCGATTATTCCGACGCGCCGATGCCATGGGACCGCGGCTTGGAACGCGCGGTCGTCGCGGTGGAACGGCTGCACGCGGCGGTGCCGGCGGGCGCGCTGCCGTCGGCGACCGTGCCGCTGGACTCGCTGGCCGAGCACCCGTGGATCCTCGCGAGTCCGAAGTCGCATTTCGGCCGGGCGATCCGGAACGCCTGCCAGCGGCACGGGTTCCAGCCGAAAATCAACCACGAGGTCGAGGAGCAGTCGACCGCGATGGCGATGGTGGGCGCCGGGCTCGGCGTGACCCTGGTGTCCGACCTCGGCTTGCGGCTGCTGCGCCCGCCCGGGATCGATGTCGTCGCGCTGGCCCCGCCGCTGCTGCGCACGGTGTCGATCGCCTACCGGCGCACCGAGATCCGGCGGCCGGCGCTGCATCTGGTGATCGGCGCCGTGCAGCACGCCGCGGCGGAACTGGGGCTGGGCACCGAACCCGCGCTGCCCTGAGCCGGGGCACCCCGGATGGAGCAGCGTCGGGCATTGTTCACCGACGGGGTGAACGCGCAGGTCAAAGCAGATTACGAGGTTCTTATCGATCGCCGCCGCCGGCTTGCGACGCTGTTTTTGTCAGACCCCGCGTGTAGCGTCGCGAAGCGACGAGGTTCGCCTCCCGCGGACCTCCTGACGTGGACGGCGACAGATGACTGCAGTGCACGATTTTCCGGACCGATCCGGAAGTGCCGCGAACCGGACCGCGCGGGTGCTCGCCGATCGCGCGGAGGGGGAGAGGTACGTCGCGTCGGTGTGTTTCAAGCACGGCCCGCCGAGACTGCTCGGGGTGGAACTGGAGTTCACCGTGCACCACGCCGGCGCCCCGGTTCGCCCGCTCGATCCAGACGTTCTCGCCGCCGCGCTCGGCCCGCACACCCCGCGGACCCTGCGCCCCGACAGCCCCGCAGAGCCGCTCCCGGCCGGTTCGCCGGTGAGCCTGGAACCCGGGTGCCAGGTGGAGCTTTCCCCTCCGCCGCAAGCCTCGCTGCGTGCGCTGCACGCCGTCGTCGAGGCTGATCTCGCTTATCTCAGCGGCCTTCTCGCCCGCCACGGCCTGGAACTGGGCGGCGCGGGCATCGACGAGCACCGCCCGCCGCACCGGGTCCTGCGCACCCCCCGCTACGCCGCGATGGAACGCCGGTTCGCCCCGCTCGGGGACGGCGGCCTCACGATGATGTGCAGCACCGCTGGCCTGCAGGTCTGCGTGGACGCGGGCGAGGCGCACGAAATCGCCCCGCGCTGGGCGGCCGCGCACGCGATGGGGCCGCCCCTGCTGGCGCTGTTCGCGAATTCTTCCGTGCACGCCGGCGCGAACACCGGGTTCGCCTCCGCCCGGTGGCTGGCCGTGCTGGAAACGGAACCGGTCCGCACCCGCTCCGCGGACCCGGGCCCGGACCCGGCGGGCGAATGGGCCCGCCGGATGATGGACACCCCGCTGATGGTGTTCCCCCGCGGCGAGCGCCCGTGGGACGCCCCGGAGGGCCTCACCTTCGCCGATTGGATCGCCGGCCGCGGCGCGGCCGGCATGCTGCGCCGCCCGACGGTCGAGGATCTCGACTACCACCTCACCACGATGTTCACCCCGGTGCGGCCGCACGGCTATCTGGAGCTGCGTTTCCTCGACGGCCAGCCGCCCGGCGAATGGCTTCCGCCGGTGGCGCTGGTGTCCGCGCTGCTGGCCCGTCCGTCCACAGTGGAGCTGGTACGCCGGGTGTGCGCGCCGGTCGCCGGGAAATGGGCCGAGGCGGCGCGCACCGGGCTCGCGGACCGGGAACTCGCCGCGGTCGCCGAGGAGCTGGTCGAGCTGGGGATCGCCGGGCTCGACACAACCGGGTTCCCCGTGGCGGTCGTCGAGGAACTTGCTGCTTCGCTGCGGGCTCGCCTTGCCGCCGCGAGGGGGAGTTCGCGATGACGATCCGTTCCGTGCGGAGCGCGTCGCCGAGCTGCGCCACCGAACTGGCCCCGGCCTGGACCGGAAGCTCCCTGTCTGCCGAAACCCCTGCCGAAACCGCTGCCGGGCAGCCCGCCGCGGCGCGGTCCCGGCGTCGCTGCGCCGCACTCGCGGCGCACCCCGAGATCACCGCCGGGCCGCGAACCCGGCTCACCGGATCGAGGAGTCAGGACCGATGAGCACTATCCCCGAACCGAACCCGTTGCTGGAGCTCAGCCCGCAAGACCTGCGGGCGCACGCCGCCGCCGCGCTGACGCGCGCGCGGAAACGCAGCGTGGCCCTCACCGACGCGGTGGACGACGACGATCTCGTCCGCCAGCACTCGAAGCTGATGTCCCCGCTGGTCTGGGACCTCGCGCACATCGGCAGCCAGGAAGAGCTGTGGCTGGTCCGGGACGTCGGCGGCCGCGCCGCGCTCCGCCCGGACATCGACGACCTTTACGACGCGTTCCAGCACGCCCGCTCGGACCGTCCGGCGCTGCCGCTGCTGGGCCCGGCCGAGGCGCGCGCGTACGTCAAGGAAGTCCGCGAGAAAGCCTTCGACGTATTGGAAACCGCCCCGCTCGAAGGCCGGCGGCTGACCGAAAGCGCGTTCGCGTTCGGCATGATCACCCAGCACGAACAGCAGCACGACGAGACGATGCTGGCCACTCACCAGCTCCGCAAGGGCGAGCCGGTCCTGCACGCAGCCGAACCGCCGCGTGCCCCGGCGCGTCGATTGCCGCCCGAGGTGCTCGTGCCGGGAGGCGCGTTCACCATGGGCACCACCGCCGAACCGTGGGCGCTGGACAACGAACGCCCCGCACACCAGGTCGACGTCCCGGCCTTCGTTCTCGACACCGCCCCGGTCACCTGCGGTGCGTACCTCGAGTTCCTGGACTCGGGCGGATACCACG
This sequence is a window from Amycolatopsis benzoatilytica AK 16/65. Protein-coding genes within it:
- a CDS encoding WXG100 family type VII secretion target, which gives rise to MDGKQIFDNFRGGDTAGLRAAAAKVQELSAAYLERAHSVKDLQERMARSWTGDTADAAKAGAGPLERNFRESADPLDLTSASMDTQAGSFESARHAVVEVPPRPERPQPWAGPLQAVLPASAAPVSFQDGIDRFHGANENNVRVMEQYHGVTVSTKSALPKRYGLISPAGSAIRRTTSDGTSVQASHDRGGPAGAAVLPVPEPAPRGAGPAVAGGPVAAGGPGDGVHRRPEYLVEADPEAAFGPGGWTPRPVLGDEEA
- a CDS encoding ESX secretion-associated protein EspG, which codes for MADPAGRVDVPVEALAALAEREQVGRLHVALRPDPVWLSDAQHDEAAKRVDDALAAAGLVDARGRATMDFLDWLPLLVRPVVEYYGWVATGDRTYGVLAAASGLQAVLAVSDGEHVGVQEIDRDRLLETLVEQLPAVGPGGGSARSVRVADLTDAAARGADAYPLDPALSDVLTLVQRPVRGSGELYAGRRDEVGRYVRLEEPLHYADTDWGRYLSYTVGAGADAEIRIGPAGPAELCGALRALERTLN
- the pip gene encoding prolyl aminopeptidase codes for the protein MRYPEIEPYDSGLLDVGDGHRVYWETCGNPDGKPVAVLHGGPGTGCSAGLRRFFDPQRYRIVLLDQRGCGRSRPHAAETVDALAANTTEHLIGDLELLRETLGIERWQLFGGSWGCVLGLAYAERCPERVAEIVMMGLATDRQVEIDQLTGGLGGMFPEAFARFRDGVPEAERDGDLAAAYYRLLTDPDPAVHEAAARGWCDWETAMLPGVPPSPRFEDPAFRLGFARLVTHYFSHGCFLEDGSILRDAGRLAGIPAVLVQGVLDLSSLVGTPWLLERALPDAELVLVGGAGHTTAVAAMEDALIAATDRFADRP
- a CDS encoding Glu/Leu/Phe/Val dehydrogenase dimerization domain-containing protein produces the protein MDSRIAEPLMKLTWTDPVTGAHGYLVVHSLVSGIATGGTRMRAGCTVDEVADLARGMANKTAAFNLPVGGAKGGLDFDPKDPRATGVLTRFCEFLRPWLDASWVTAEDLGVPQHLIDEVFAKLGLEQSYHAAIRRSADPARTLRRVQAGLNAPVPGGQLLGDVIGGYGVAQACLGAANTWGWAVPETTVAVQGIGTMGGGAAWYLHEAGMKIVAVADAAGTLYDPDGLDVPALLELRDRFGEVDRTRLPAGIQVLPREAVVAADADIFVPAAISYALRVDNENLVKAKVVVEAANAATTPEAEAALSARGVAVIPDFIANAGAAAWAWWLLLGEVGADPADSFLRLRTEMQAKVALVLAEWHLDRVPPRVTALQLAETTRAARTAESLRPEGAPALMIP
- a CDS encoding LysR family transcriptional regulator, translated to MELSLHRLRMLRELRRRGTVTAAAAALHYTASAVSQQLAQLERDVGAKLFERLGRRVQLTELGILLTEHAEDILGSVERATLALEEAQGTMSARMTAGVWASVASGLLPTALTALAADYPGIQVRTKELAPEATAEAVRDGTLDLSFVIDYSDAPMPWDRGLERAVVAVERLHAAVPAGALPSATVPLDSLAEHPWILASPKSHFGRAIRNACQRHGFQPKINHEVEEQSTAMAMVGAGLGVTLVSDLGLRLLRPPGIDVVALAPPLLRTVSIAYRRTEIRRPALHLVIGAVQHAAAELGLGTEPALP
- a CDS encoding glutamate-cysteine ligase family protein, whose protein sequence is MTAVHDFPDRSGSAANRTARVLADRAEGERYVASVCFKHGPPRLLGVELEFTVHHAGAPVRPLDPDVLAAALGPHTPRTLRPDSPAEPLPAGSPVSLEPGCQVELSPPPQASLRALHAVVEADLAYLSGLLARHGLELGGAGIDEHRPPHRVLRTPRYAAMERRFAPLGDGGLTMMCSTAGLQVCVDAGEAHEIAPRWAAAHAMGPPLLALFANSSVHAGANTGFASARWLAVLETEPVRTRSADPGPDPAGEWARRMMDTPLMVFPRGERPWDAPEGLTFADWIAGRGAAGMLRRPTVEDLDYHLTTMFTPVRPHGYLELRFLDGQPPGEWLPPVALVSALLARPSTVELVRRVCAPVAGKWAEAARTGLADRELAAVAEELVELGIAGLDTTGFPVAVVEELAASLRARLAAARGSSR
- the egtB gene encoding ergothioneine biosynthesis protein EgtB: MSTIPEPNPLLELSPQDLRAHAAAALTRARKRSVALTDAVDDDDLVRQHSKLMSPLVWDLAHIGSQEELWLVRDVGGRAALRPDIDDLYDAFQHARSDRPALPLLGPAEARAYVKEVREKAFDVLETAPLEGRRLTESAFAFGMITQHEQQHDETMLATHQLRKGEPVLHAAEPPRAPARRLPPEVLVPGGAFTMGTTAEPWALDNERPAHQVDVPAFVLDTAPVTCGAYLEFLDSGGYHDRRFWTEPGWAYRQEHDITAPRFWHREPDGWWRTRFGVRERVPRNEPVVHVSYYEADAYARWAGKRLPTEAEWEKAARYDPASGRSRRYPWGDEEPTAEHANLGQRHLRPAEAGAYPAGASPLGVHQLIGDVWEWTSTDFHGYPGFAAFPYREYSEVFFGPEYKVLRGGSFGTDAAAIRGTFRNWDYPIRRQIFSGFRCARDPRPGEAG